In Carassius gibelio isolate Cgi1373 ecotype wild population from Czech Republic chromosome B20, carGib1.2-hapl.c, whole genome shotgun sequence, the following are encoded in one genomic region:
- the tbc1d7 gene encoding TBC1 domain family member 7: MADDPQRNFRSAYYEKVGFRGVEEKKSLEILLKDSPLDVEKLSTFSQRFPLPSMYRIHVWKVLLGILPPHTDSHALVSRYRLQQFEDVSGALTAMRFVHASTPVTELYLRMYQLESRQLPRRSELRPPNDEDEHFLSIGRAMEEIVDDPVDCYWLIRCFINQFKLKFGDSIPHLPKSLEHFLSQEDAALLAHLKTSGALHSLPYCLWFRRCFAGCLPQSSLQRVWDKVISGSCKILVFVAMEILLSYKIMLMGMSDAGGVYNFLSNMPQENTDAIVTKAIDLWHKHCGTPMHSV; encoded by the exons ATGGCTGATGATCCTCAGAGGAACTTCCGCTCGGCGTATTATGAGAAAGTGGGCTTCAGAGGAGTTGAGGAGAAGAAGTCCCTCGAGATCCTGCTGAAGGACAGTCCTCTGG ACGTGGAGAAGTTGAGCACCTTCAGTCAGAGGTTTCCTCTGCCCTCCATGTACCGGATACACGTCTGGAAAGTCCTGCTGG GTATCCTGCCGCCCCACACTGATTCTCACGCCCTGGTGTCTCGCTATCGTCTCCAGCAGTTTGAGGACGTCAGCGGCGCTCTGACAGCCATGCGCTTCGTCCACGCATCCACCCCTGTGACGGAGCTGTACCTGCGCATGTACCAGCTGGAGAGCAGACAGCTTCCCCGCAGGAGCGAGCTCAGGCCGCCG AATGACGAGGATGAACACTTCCTGTCTATCGGCAGAGCGATGGAGGAGATCGTGGATGACCCGGTCGACTGCTATTGGCTCATCAGATGCTTCATCAACCAGTTCAAGCTCAAGTTTGGAGACTCCATCCCTCACCTG CCGAAGAGTTTGGAGCACTTCCTGTCTCAGGAGGATGCTGCTCTGCTGGCTCATCTGAAGACGTCTGGAGCGCTGCACTCGCTGCCGTACTGTCTCTGGTTCAGACGCTGCTTTGCTGGATGTTTACCACAGTCCAGTCTACAGAG GGTTTGGGATAAAGTCATCAGCGGCTCCTGTAAGATCCTGGTGTTTGTTGCCATGGAGATTCTGCTCAGCTATAAGATCATGCTGATGGGAATGAGTGACGCTGGTGGAGTTTACAACTTCCTGTCTAAT ATGCCGCAGGAGAACACAGACGCCATCGTCACTAAAGCCATCGATCTGTGGCACAAACACTGCGGGACGCCCATGCACTCCGTATAA